DNA sequence from the Shewanella piezotolerans WP3 genome:
GTTCCACCATCGCTGATATGGTTATTAAAAACCAGCATTGGCAGTTACAATTGCATCCCATTGGCGACGACCAAGCTGTTATTTTGCTGGAAGAGACCACAGAGCAGCAACTACTGCGTCAAGCTAATGACGAGGCCAGTCGCTTGGCTTCTTTAGGAGAACTTTCAGCAGGTATCGCTCATGAAATCAACAACCCCACTGGCATAATCATCCACTCTATAGCGTTTATAAATGATGCCCTAGCTGATCTTTCTATCGCTGCTGATAGCTACCAGAAACAGAACCCATTTTGGAATATTGCAGGACTAGAGCCTACATCGGCATTAACTGAACTCAATCTGAGTAGCCAATCGATTGTTGAAGGGGCCGATCGTATTAGCCGTATCGTTAACGACTTAAAACGCTATGCCTTACCGACCATTGCTGATGAATACCAAGCAATATCACTTAATGAAGTGGTACAGGTCTCTTTGCGCTTAACAGCGAATCAGATAAAAACCTTAAACGTAGTCACTGACTTATCCAGTCCGAGTCCCATTATTAAAGGCGATGCACAGCAATTAAATCAAGTGCTAATCAACTTAATTCAAAACGCCTGCCACGCCATCGTGCTCGATGCTGACACTTATGATAATGACCAGCATATTGTGCTCGAAACCCACATTGAGCAAGAATTTGCTTACTTGACGATTACCGATAAAGGGCAAGGTATGGACAGGGCAACTTTACAACGGATCACAGAGCCATTTTTCACAACAAGACGCTCAAGCGGCGGCACAGGGCTTGGGCTGTCGGTTTGTAGCCGCATCATTAAAGAGCATAAAGCTGACATGCAGATAAAATCGCATATTGGCAAAGGTACCGTTATTACCCTTCGCTTCCCATTGGAGACTCAAACGTGAAACTAGCCAGAAACATTCTACTTGTCGATGATGAGGCCTCTTGGTTACGTACCCTTGCAATAACGCTCAACCGATTAGTGCCCGAAGCAAAAATTGATACCTGTGTCGATAGCAGGCAGGTGATGAACCGCCTTGAAGTCGGTGATTACGCGCTAGTGTTACTGGATTTAACTATGCCGTTCCACTCAGGTGAAGAGCTGCTGAATATGATCCGCAATGCCCACCCCAATACTCGGGTCATCATAGTCACCGGTGTCAATGAGGTTGATACTGCAGTGCGTTGCATTAAGCATGGTGCTTATGACTACTTTATCAAAACCGATAATGTTGACGATCTTGCCCGCACAGTGCGCCGCGCATTAGAAGTCGTGGGGCTGGAACGTAATTATTTGAGAATTAAAGAGAGCTTTCTCAGTAAAACCTTAACCCAACCCGAAGCATTCAATAACATTCTTACCTGTGAACCCGCGCTACTCGATCAGTTTCGCTATTTTGAAGCGGTTGCACCTAGTCCAGAGCCAATCCTGATCCAAGGTGAGAGTGGCACTGGCAAAGATGAGTTTGCTAAATCAGCACACCAATTGTGCTGCCCAGAAGCTCCCTTTATCAACGTCAATCTAGCAGGAATAAGCGCGAGCGCATTTGAATTACAGCTGTTTGGCCAAATCAAGACCTTAGATAATGGTCAAGTCAGCGCTCAAGCAGGCGTGTTGCATCAAGTGCAATCCGGCTTACTTTATCTCAATGAGATTGGTGATTTACCGATAGAAGCTCAGGCAAAGCTGGTGGATGTGATTGAGCATAAACAGTATTACCCTATTGGCAGCGACAAAGCCTACCCAGTGTTGTGTAAAATAATCATTTCAACGCAGCACGATCTACTCGCTTTAAGCAAAGCTGGTAAGTTTCGTAATGATCTTCTCTACCGCCTACGCTCTCACACCATTAAACTGCCTCCACTTAGACAACGTAGGCTTGATCTATTCATGTTGATCAATCATTTCATCACCTTAGCAGCTGATGAAATGAACCTGCCAAGACCTAACCAACCCAGTACCCTTGCCGCGCAACTCGCAGACTATGAGTTTCCTGGCAATTTGCATGAATTAAAAGGGATGGTATTTGATGCTGTAAGCAGGAGTGATGGTATACAACTCAATATCAGCCCTTTTATGGAGGCCATCAACCTCAGCAAGGTAACTGCAGAGCATTGTGATCAGTTAGTCTTTCCAAAAGAACTGCCGACATTGGCACAGATGGGAGATGCATTGATTAATGAGGCTATGAGTCGCACCGCCAATAGCCAGACGGCTGCAGCACGAATGCTTGGTATTAGCCAAAGCGCATTAAGTCGTCGGCTAAAACAAGAAAAATAACATTTGAGAATACATACAAAAAACTCGCCAATTTAGGCGAGTTTTTGGCAATAACCAGTTCTCAATTTAGCTTGAGGTAACACTGTTTGATGCAGTTTCCAGCTTAGCTTCTGCACGCTTCTCTGTTTCATCAACAATAGTAAGTACTGCAGCGTCACCCACTACATTACATGATGTCAGTACCATATCGATTAAACGGTCAAGCGCGGCAACAATAGCGAATGCTTCTACTGGTAGACCCATCTGATGAATAAGTACACCAATCATCACCATACCGCCACCTGGAACACCGCCAGCACCAACAGACAGTAAGAAGATGCTAAACAATAGTGCAGGTAACTGATCCATACCAATTGGTGCGCCAAACGCATTAGCCACAAAGAAGATAGCAATGGTGATGTAAATTGATACGCCGCCCATGTTCATCGTTGCGCCCAGCGGTACGCCAAAACCTGCCACGGCACGATTAACACCAAGCTTCTCAGTTAAGGTACGCATTGTCACTGGAATAGTGGCGTTTGAGCTCGCTGTTGAAAGTGAAAATAGGATCTGTTCACGAGTTTTAGCGCGGAATTCTTTGGCCGACACTGGAGTAAACATGCTTACAGCAAATGGGTAAACTACAAATATCCATAACAGCAGTAAACTTAAAATCACCACAAGGTATTCTAATACGCTACCAAATATCTCAGCTTCAAGGGTTGCTCCCAGCTTTAGCATCAATGCAAACACACCAATAGGTGCTAACTGCATAACCACGCTAATGAGCTTCATCATGATTTTGTTAGCAACCTGAAAGCCGCTCACAGCACTTTTAGCTGTTTCACCAAGTGACTTAATCACGCCACCGAGCAAAAGTGCCATAAAGATCACTTGTAGCATATTGCCAGATGTAAAGGCTGCGACAGGGTTACTAGGCACGATACCAACAATCAGCTGTACTAAGTTTGGTAGCTCTGTGGCGACGATATCAACACCACCACCGCTCGACATATCAACACCTTTACCCGGTGCCAATAGCAAAGCGACAGCTAAAGCGGCAAAAATAGCCACTAAGGTATTAATGATGTAGAAGCCAAACGTTTTACCGCCTAAACGGCCAAAACTATTGAGGTCTTTTAGTTCGCAAACGCCACATACGATTGAAACGAATACTAATGGTACAACTAACATCATGATCATATTAACGAACATGGTGCCAGCACCGGAAGCGATATCGACCACAGTGCCAGTGAAGAAACCGATATCTGCGAGGAAGTACTGAATGATCGAGCCGAGGATCAAACCTGAAAACAGACCGATAAAGATCCGAGTAGAAAGTGATTTAGTCATTAACTTGCCTTATATTCGACATGTCTTATCGCATGTCTTCTATTGCCTTCAATCTTGATGGATATTTAATTTCCATCTATTAGTGGCAGGGATAGTGAAACATGCTAGCAAGAATTTCAATCAAAACCATAAAATTAGTTTATGAAACAATCTTATAACACCCCGGCAGTAACAAGATAACCCTCTGTATCAACAGTAAATTCAACTGCAAAACTGAAAGCCAAATTGAAGCAACTTTTACACAGGCAACACCAAGGCAACACAATAGAAACATACCAGCAAAAACAGAGCAGTGACAACACCTATTAAAAACGACCTAGGCAGCGCAATGCACTAGCGAAAGCAGGCCGAGCAGTCGGCATAACTAACCAACTTTATTGCGCAGTGTTATCTAAAGAAAAACTGCTGAGTTTTTATGCTTAACAAGCTCGAGGATGGATAATTAACCCTAGATTATGAGCCAATAGATGCTGCTGCTTAATGCTGACTTTATGCTCGATAATAAACTGCTGTAATGGCCGCCACTGTTCACTTTGATGTTGGATATATTTAAGTTGTTTATATTGTGCAGTGTAGTCTTCCGTGGAGCTTGCGGTAACGACTAGCGATGAAAGGGCTTCAATGCTTGGGGCGAGCAGCTGAGTGACTCTGGGCGTCGTGAGTGCGATTTGTACACCAGCTGGATCGACATCAACAAATGCTACAACAGTAACCTTCTCTGGTAGCAGCTCAAGCAAAACGCTAAGCCCTATACTCAATCCGTTATGCCCTCGATACACCACTAATACATTGTTGAGCGCTTCATCGACCGAAAACTGATACCAATAATCAAAGGCATCGAGGTTTTCAACAATCACTAGGTGAGTAATCGTTGCAATCTGCGACTCAAGTAATTGAATGACGTTAGTAAGCGGTATTCTAAGTGAGCACTCAATAGGAATATTAGGGAAAAAAGGGCGAGATTTTATCAGTACAAACTGGTCATCAGGCGCAATGGCAGCAAGCTTTTCATAACGGCTATGTTTAGCAACATCAATACGATCACCATCAAAAGTATTCGTCAGCAGATCACTACCAAAGTAATCTACCGACATCTGCTTAAGTTGATGCTGTTGAGCAGCACTAAAATGCAGATATCGGCCAGACTCATCGACACTGCCCACCTCTAG
Encoded proteins:
- a CDS encoding sigma-54-dependent transcriptional regulator, giving the protein MKLARNILLVDDEASWLRTLAITLNRLVPEAKIDTCVDSRQVMNRLEVGDYALVLLDLTMPFHSGEELLNMIRNAHPNTRVIIVTGVNEVDTAVRCIKHGAYDYFIKTDNVDDLARTVRRALEVVGLERNYLRIKESFLSKTLTQPEAFNNILTCEPALLDQFRYFEAVAPSPEPILIQGESGTGKDEFAKSAHQLCCPEAPFINVNLAGISASAFELQLFGQIKTLDNGQVSAQAGVLHQVQSGLLYLNEIGDLPIEAQAKLVDVIEHKQYYPIGSDKAYPVLCKIIISTQHDLLALSKAGKFRNDLLYRLRSHTIKLPPLRQRRLDLFMLINHFITLAADEMNLPRPNQPSTLAAQLADYEFPGNLHELKGMVFDAVSRSDGIQLNISPFMEAINLSKVTAEHCDQLVFPKELPTLAQMGDALINEAMSRTANSQTAAARMLGISQSALSRRLKQEK
- a CDS encoding dicarboxylate/amino acid:cation symporter; protein product: MTKSLSTRIFIGLFSGLILGSIIQYFLADIGFFTGTVVDIASGAGTMFVNMIMMLVVPLVFVSIVCGVCELKDLNSFGRLGGKTFGFYIINTLVAIFAALAVALLLAPGKGVDMSSGGGVDIVATELPNLVQLIVGIVPSNPVAAFTSGNMLQVIFMALLLGGVIKSLGETAKSAVSGFQVANKIMMKLISVVMQLAPIGVFALMLKLGATLEAEIFGSVLEYLVVILSLLLLWIFVVYPFAVSMFTPVSAKEFRAKTREQILFSLSTASSNATIPVTMRTLTEKLGVNRAVAGFGVPLGATMNMGGVSIYITIAIFFVANAFGAPIGMDQLPALLFSIFLLSVGAGGVPGGGMVMIGVLIHQMGLPVEAFAIVAALDRLIDMVLTSCNVVGDAAVLTIVDETEKRAEAKLETASNSVTSS
- a CDS encoding DUF7281 domain-containing protein; protein product: MARLTKVHANLITNVLRKRSAKVAFSSNWQKIFAELEVGSVDESGRYLHFSAAQQHQLKQMSVDYFGSDLLTNTFDGDRIDVAKHSRYEKLAAIAPDDQFVLIKSRPFFPNIPIECSLRIPLTNVIQLLESQIATITHLVIVENLDAFDYWYQFSVDEALNNVLVVYRGHNGLSIGLSVLLELLPEKVTVVAFVDVDPAGVQIALTTPRVTQLLAPSIEALSSLVVTASSTEDYTAQYKQLKYIQHQSEQWRPLQQFIIEHKVSIKQQHLLAHNLGLIIHPRAC